A window of Ictidomys tridecemlineatus isolate mIctTri1 chromosome 15, mIctTri1.hap1, whole genome shotgun sequence contains these coding sequences:
- the Fuz gene encoding protein fuzzy homolog isoform X2, with translation MGEEGTGGSVHLLCLAASSGVPLFCRSSRGGAPSRQQLPFSVIGSLNGVHMFGQNLEVQLSSARTKDTTVVWKSFHDSITLIVLSSEEGTSELKLERLLQMVFGAMVLFVGLEELTNIRNVERLKKELRASYHLIDSFLGDSELIGDLTQCVDCVIPPEGPLLQEALSGFAEAMGTGFVSLMVSGRVVSATEGWWRLGTPEAVLLPWLVGSLPPQAARDYPVYLPHGSPTVPHRLLTLTLLPGLELCLLCGPRPPLSQLGPQLLERWWQPVLDPLRACLPLGPRGLPDGFPLHKDILGLLLLHLELKRCLFTVEPLGDKEPLEKVEDDVSRAQLPRACYLVLGPGEPGTGLRLIALQLGLRLLLLLLAPQSPTHGLRSLATHTLHTLSPLL, from the exons atgggagaggaggggaccgGCGGCTCCGTGCATCTGCTGTGCCTCGCGGCCTCCAGCGGGGTCCCCCTGTTCTGCAGGAGCAGCCGCGGCGGCGCCCCCTCCCGTCAGCAG CTCCCGTTCTCTGTCATTGGCTCCCTCAATGGAGTTCATATGTTCGGGCAGAATTTGGAGGTACAGCTGAGCTCTGCAAGGACCAAGGACACAACCGTGGTGTGGAAAAGCTTCCATGACAG CATCACCCTCATTGTTCTGTCATCTGAGGAGGGCACCTCGGAGCTGAAGCTGGAGAGACTACTCCAGATGGTATTCGGGGCCATG GTTCTTTTTGTGGGACTTGAAGAACTGACCAACATCCGCAACGTAGAGAGGCTGAAGAAGGAGTTGAGG GCCAGTTATCACCTCATCGACAGCTTCTTGGGGGACTCAGAACTCATCGGAGACCTGACCCAGTGTGTAGACTGCGTGATTCCTCCAGAGGGGCCTCTCCTGCAG GAAGCTCTCTCTGGGTTCGCTGAAGCCATGGGAACAGGCTTTGTCAGTCTGATGGTGTCAGGCCGGGTGGTGTCAGCGACAGAGGGATGGTGGCGGCTGGGGACACCGGAGGCCGTGCTGCTCCCCTGGTTGGTGGGATCCCTGCCACCACAGGCCGCTCGGGACTACCCGGTGTACCTGCCCCACGGGAGTCCCACG GTCCCGCATCGGCTCCTGACCCTGACGTTGCTGCCGGGTTTGGAGCTGTGTCTGCTCTGCGGTCCGCGCCCGCCCCTCAGCCAGTTGGGTCCTCAG CTTCTGGAGCGCTGGTGGCAGCCAGTGTTGGACCCGCTGCGGGCCTGCCTGCCGCTGGGCCCCCGAGGGCTGCCCGACGGCTTCCCCCTGCACAAGGACATCCTCGG ACTGCTGCTCCTCCACCTGGAACTGAAACGTTGCCTCTTTACCGTGGAGCCTTTGGGGGATAAAG AGCCACTGGAAAAGGTGGAGGATGACGTCAGCCGGGCCCAGCTGCCTCGAGCCTGCTACCTTGTGTTGGGTCCTGGGGAGCCAGGCACAGGGTTGCGACTGATAGCTCTGCAGCTGGGGCtgcggctgctgctgctgctgctggctccTCAGAGCCCCACCCATGGGCTGCGAAGCCTGGCCACCCACACACTGCACACCCTCAGCCCGCTCCTTTGA
- the Fuz gene encoding protein fuzzy homolog isoform X1 gives MGEEGTGGSVHLLCLAASSGVPLFCRSSRGGAPSRQQLPFSVIGSLNGVHMFGQNLEVQLSSARTKDTTVVWKSFHDSITLIVLSSEEGTSELKLERLLQMVFGAMVLFVGLEELTNIRNVERLKKELRASYHLIDSFLGDSELIGDLTQCVDCVIPPEGPLLQEALSGFAEAMGTGFVSLMVSGRVVSATEGWWRLGTPEAVLLPWLVGSLPPQAARDYPVYLPHGSPTVPHRLLTLTLLPGLELCLLCGPRPPLSQLGPQLLERWWQPVLDPLRACLPLGPRGLPDGFPLHKDILGLLLLHLELKRCLFTVEPLGDKGPSPEQRRRLLRHFYALVTSTHFPPEPLEKVEDDVSRAQLPRACYLVLGPGEPGTGLRLIALQLGLRLLLLLLAPQSPTHGLRSLATHTLHTLSPLL, from the exons atgggagaggaggggaccgGCGGCTCCGTGCATCTGCTGTGCCTCGCGGCCTCCAGCGGGGTCCCCCTGTTCTGCAGGAGCAGCCGCGGCGGCGCCCCCTCCCGTCAGCAG CTCCCGTTCTCTGTCATTGGCTCCCTCAATGGAGTTCATATGTTCGGGCAGAATTTGGAGGTACAGCTGAGCTCTGCAAGGACCAAGGACACAACCGTGGTGTGGAAAAGCTTCCATGACAG CATCACCCTCATTGTTCTGTCATCTGAGGAGGGCACCTCGGAGCTGAAGCTGGAGAGACTACTCCAGATGGTATTCGGGGCCATG GTTCTTTTTGTGGGACTTGAAGAACTGACCAACATCCGCAACGTAGAGAGGCTGAAGAAGGAGTTGAGG GCCAGTTATCACCTCATCGACAGCTTCTTGGGGGACTCAGAACTCATCGGAGACCTGACCCAGTGTGTAGACTGCGTGATTCCTCCAGAGGGGCCTCTCCTGCAG GAAGCTCTCTCTGGGTTCGCTGAAGCCATGGGAACAGGCTTTGTCAGTCTGATGGTGTCAGGCCGGGTGGTGTCAGCGACAGAGGGATGGTGGCGGCTGGGGACACCGGAGGCCGTGCTGCTCCCCTGGTTGGTGGGATCCCTGCCACCACAGGCCGCTCGGGACTACCCGGTGTACCTGCCCCACGGGAGTCCCACG GTCCCGCATCGGCTCCTGACCCTGACGTTGCTGCCGGGTTTGGAGCTGTGTCTGCTCTGCGGTCCGCGCCCGCCCCTCAGCCAGTTGGGTCCTCAG CTTCTGGAGCGCTGGTGGCAGCCAGTGTTGGACCCGCTGCGGGCCTGCCTGCCGCTGGGCCCCCGAGGGCTGCCCGACGGCTTCCCCCTGCACAAGGACATCCTCGG ACTGCTGCTCCTCCACCTGGAACTGAAACGTTGCCTCTTTACCGTGGAGCCTTTGGGGGATAAAG GACCTTCTCCAGAACAGCGCAGGCGCCTCCTCCGCCATTTCTACGCCTTAGTCACGAGCACACACTTCCCGCCAG AGCCACTGGAAAAGGTGGAGGATGACGTCAGCCGGGCCCAGCTGCCTCGAGCCTGCTACCTTGTGTTGGGTCCTGGGGAGCCAGGCACAGGGTTGCGACTGATAGCTCTGCAGCTGGGGCtgcggctgctgctgctgctgctggctccTCAGAGCCCCACCCATGGGCTGCGAAGCCTGGCCACCCACACACTGCACACCCTCAGCCCGCTCCTTTGA
- the Fuz gene encoding protein fuzzy homolog isoform X3: protein MGEEGTGGSVHLLCLAASSGVPLFCRSSRGGAPSRQQLPFSVIGSLNGVHMFGQNLEVQLSSARTKDTTVVWKSFHDSITLIVLSSEEGTSELKLERLLQMVFGAMVLFVGLEELTNIRNVERLKKELRASYHLIDSFLGDSELIGDLTQCVDCVIPPEGPLLQEALSGFAEAMGTGFVSLMVSGRVVSATEGWWRLGTPEAVLLPWLVGSLPPQAARDYPVYLPHGSPTVPHRLLTLTLLPGLELCLLCGPRPPLSQLGPQTAAPPPGTETLPLYRGAFGG, encoded by the exons atgggagaggaggggaccgGCGGCTCCGTGCATCTGCTGTGCCTCGCGGCCTCCAGCGGGGTCCCCCTGTTCTGCAGGAGCAGCCGCGGCGGCGCCCCCTCCCGTCAGCAG CTCCCGTTCTCTGTCATTGGCTCCCTCAATGGAGTTCATATGTTCGGGCAGAATTTGGAGGTACAGCTGAGCTCTGCAAGGACCAAGGACACAACCGTGGTGTGGAAAAGCTTCCATGACAG CATCACCCTCATTGTTCTGTCATCTGAGGAGGGCACCTCGGAGCTGAAGCTGGAGAGACTACTCCAGATGGTATTCGGGGCCATG GTTCTTTTTGTGGGACTTGAAGAACTGACCAACATCCGCAACGTAGAGAGGCTGAAGAAGGAGTTGAGG GCCAGTTATCACCTCATCGACAGCTTCTTGGGGGACTCAGAACTCATCGGAGACCTGACCCAGTGTGTAGACTGCGTGATTCCTCCAGAGGGGCCTCTCCTGCAG GAAGCTCTCTCTGGGTTCGCTGAAGCCATGGGAACAGGCTTTGTCAGTCTGATGGTGTCAGGCCGGGTGGTGTCAGCGACAGAGGGATGGTGGCGGCTGGGGACACCGGAGGCCGTGCTGCTCCCCTGGTTGGTGGGATCCCTGCCACCACAGGCCGCTCGGGACTACCCGGTGTACCTGCCCCACGGGAGTCCCACG GTCCCGCATCGGCTCCTGACCCTGACGTTGCTGCCGGGTTTGGAGCTGTGTCTGCTCTGCGGTCCGCGCCCGCCCCTCAGCCAGTTGGGTCCTCAG ACTGCTGCTCCTCCACCTGGAACTGAAACGTTGCCTCTTTACCGTGGAGCCTTTGGGGGATAA